The Candidatus Glassbacteria bacterium DNA window CTCGCGGTAATAGGGAGGGTAGTCCCGGCCCTCGACCAGCGCTTTCTCCGCATTTGCCAGGTAAGTTTTATATCCGCGCCGCCAGCCTTCGGAGTGGCGGCTGTTCTCGGGCCATTCAGTCAGGATCCGGGCGATTTCCGCGCTGCTGTTCATCCCCTCTGCGCTGACCCAGGCCTCGGCCACTGAACCGCCCCAGGAACTGTTGATCAGCCCCACCGGGACCTCGCCGAGGTTCAGGTGCAGATTGCGGGCGAAAAAATATCCCGCGGCGCTAAAGCGGCCCACGGTCTCCGGGCTGGCAGGCTGCCAGCTGCGCTGATACGAGTTTTCCCCCTGGCCGCCGGTTTCACGGATATCGTCCAGCGGTTCTCTGGCATTGGTATGGGGTATTTTGAACTGGCGGATTTCCGGGAAATCGGCTGATGCGATCTCTGCTTCGGCATTGAGGCAGCGGTTGACAGTCATCTCCATGTTGGACTGGCCGGAGCAGAGCCAGACCTCGCCGGCCAGCACGTCATCCAGCACGATAACCTGTTCCCCCGAAGCAACCACCAGCTTGTCAGGTCCGCCCGCATCCAGCGGCCCGATCTCCACGCGCCAGCGCCCGTCGGCAGCCGAAGTGGTTTTCTCCATGAAATGACGGAAGGATACCTTGACCTCCCGGCCCGGTTCGGACCAGCCCCAGACCGGAATTACCCGGCCGAACTGAAGTACCATGTGGTCACCGAAGATCGAGGCCAGGCGAAGGTCCGCCCGGGCGGGTGCAAGCGACGCCGTCAGGGCAGCGAGTACAAATGATAGCAGAC harbors:
- a CDS encoding sialate O-acetylesterase, with the translated sequence MRLSFRRICLLSFVLAALTASLAPARADLRLASIFGDHMVLQFGRVIPVWGWSEPGREVKVSFRHFMEKTTSAADGRWRVEIGPLDAGGPDKLVVASGEQVIVLDDVLAGEVWLCSGQSNMEMTVNRCLNAEAEIASADFPEIRQFKIPHTNAREPLDDIRETGGQGENSYQRSWQPASPETVGRFSAAGYFFARNLHLNLGEVPVGLINSSWGGSVAEAWVSAEGMNSSAEIARILTEWPENSRHSEGWRRGYKTYLANAEKALVEGRDYPPYYREPSVLYNGMIAPLAGLGIRGVIWYQGEANVTRPAQYARLFQTLITDWRNRWGRDLPFIWVQLPGFQAGLETWPLLREAQAAALELPNTAMAVAIDLGERHDIHPRNKQAVGNRLAIAARGLVYLEDLPSKAPAYESMTVAGARCRVEFNNSGDGLASSDGEPVRGFSVAGDDRVFVAAKAVIENGAVVVWSDQVTGPVAVRYAWTNFPADLNLYGTYHGSAWLPAAPFRTDDWETMPELELFD